One genomic segment of Halalkalicoccus tibetensis includes these proteins:
- a CDS encoding ABC transporter substrate-binding protein produces the protein MDVETQQEALDALHDDPGDLPVLRARFEHNGSPRYMLYTIKKFGFDHDHGFHLDVQLVSDELEGGVETVEAKLQEGDADLIDIDYISTARERAEGAPIVAFHPYGRTVGGLVVPGESDIEGLEDLREKRLGVVRRLDKNWILTRAACREFHGFDPDEEATPIEAGSKVGLTEMLQDGEVDGIFQFWPIVPEITETGPYREAFPVSELVQRLSGTDNKLPISTFLTSEEYFEENPQAIRGFKRAYGEAVDQLTDDDKIWETIGDELMYENDPEVIRAVRDGWRDMVVADWDEETVEGMDQLFDHLLEVAGEEAIGVDHLPEGLFRLEVPE, from the coding sequence ATGGACGTCGAGACCCAACAGGAGGCGCTTGACGCCCTCCACGACGATCCGGGCGACCTGCCGGTGCTACGGGCGCGCTTCGAGCACAACGGCAGCCCGCGATATATGCTCTATACGATCAAGAAGTTCGGCTTCGACCACGACCACGGCTTCCACCTCGACGTCCAGCTCGTCTCCGACGAGCTCGAGGGCGGCGTCGAGACCGTCGAGGCAAAACTCCAAGAAGGAGACGCCGACCTGATCGACATCGACTACATTTCGACTGCGCGCGAGCGCGCAGAGGGCGCGCCCATCGTCGCCTTCCACCCCTACGGCCGCACCGTCGGCGGGCTCGTCGTCCCCGGGGAGTCGGATATCGAGGGGCTGGAGGACCTCCGGGAGAAGCGGCTGGGCGTCGTCCGCCGGCTCGACAAGAACTGGATCCTCACCCGGGCGGCCTGCCGGGAGTTCCACGGCTTCGACCCCGACGAGGAGGCTACACCTATTGAAGCGGGCTCGAAGGTCGGGCTCACCGAGATGCTGCAGGACGGGGAGGTCGACGGGATCTTCCAGTTCTGGCCGATCGTTCCCGAGATCACCGAAACCGGGCCCTATCGCGAGGCGTTCCCCGTCTCGGAGCTCGTCCAGCGGCTCTCTGGCACCGACAACAAGCTTCCCATCTCGACGTTCCTCACGAGCGAGGAGTACTTCGAGGAGAACCCGCAGGCGATCCGCGGGTTCAAGCGGGCTTACGGCGAGGCGGTCGACCAGCTGACGGACGACGATAAGATCTGGGAGACCATCGGCGACGAGCTGATGTACGAGAACGACCCCGAGGTGATCCGCGCGGTGCGCGACGGCTGGCGCGACATGGTCGTCGCCGACTGGGACGAGGAAACAGTGGAAGGAATGGACCAGCTGTTCGACCATCTCCTGGAGGTGGCGGGCGAGGAGGCCATCGGCGTCGATCACCTCCCCGAGGGCCTGTTCCGTCTGGAGGTTCCCGAATGA
- a CDS encoding ABC transporter substrate-binding protein yields MSSISFQLNWEPNGFQAPYFLARERGFYEEEGLEVEFVEGHGSPFAAEEAARGRADIALAGASAVLSVASQGYEPLAVAAVTQKTPAAVYTLRDVFGEPLEDPKQLAGRTVAPSATKTRILAAQLLEDAGIREEVDLLDVDPHTHHRVEHQVLDGSVDAAVGVVTNGIELEREHDRTADELPIGDFLPIYGMTLVTNPEFAESNPAVVEGFLRATARGWAAASENPEAAIDALVARNATLERDREIERIKFETASEKLQFTEHVREAGWGNHDAARWEKLGRTLAETDLLEGPVEQGSVWTNEYLDREAAAIGEYATRIGR; encoded by the coding sequence ATGAGTTCGATCAGTTTTCAGCTCAACTGGGAGCCCAACGGCTTTCAGGCGCCGTACTTCCTCGCGCGCGAGCGAGGCTTCTACGAGGAGGAGGGGCTGGAGGTGGAGTTCGTCGAGGGCCACGGCTCGCCCTTCGCCGCCGAGGAGGCCGCCCGTGGCCGGGCCGACATCGCGCTCGCAGGCGCGAGCGCGGTGCTCTCGGTGGCCAGTCAGGGCTACGAGCCGCTCGCGGTCGCCGCGGTCACACAGAAGACGCCGGCGGCGGTCTACACGCTCCGGGACGTCTTCGGCGAGCCCTTGGAGGACCCGAAACAGCTCGCCGGCAGGACGGTCGCGCCCTCGGCGACGAAGACCAGGATCCTCGCGGCCCAGTTGTTGGAGGACGCCGGGATCCGCGAGGAGGTCGATCTGCTGGACGTCGACCCCCACACCCACCACCGCGTCGAGCATCAGGTGCTCGACGGGTCGGTCGACGCCGCCGTCGGCGTCGTCACCAACGGGATCGAGCTCGAACGCGAGCACGATCGGACGGCCGACGAGCTCCCGATCGGCGACTTCCTCCCGATCTACGGGATGACGCTCGTGACGAACCCGGAGTTCGCCGAGTCGAATCCCGCGGTAGTTGAAGGGTTCCTGCGGGCGACCGCCCGCGGCTGGGCCGCGGCGAGCGAGAATCCGGAGGCGGCGATCGACGCGCTGGTCGCGCGCAACGCGACCCTCGAGCGCGACCGGGAGATCGAGCGGATCAAGTTCGAGACCGCCTCGGAAAAGCTCCAGTTCACCGAGCACGTCCGCGAGGCTGGTTGGGGCAACCACGACGCCGCACGTTGGGAGAAGCTCGGGCGGACCCTCGCCGAGACCGACCTCCTGGAGGGGCCGGTCGAGCAGGGGTCCGTCTGGACGAACGAGTACCTTGACCGCGAGGCCGCGGCGATCGGCGAGTACGCGACCCGAATCGGTCGGTAA
- a CDS encoding sodium:proton exchanger: MVEEAIETFVEAQGLWFAVVVLAAGGLILVAFVEKLISYLTRAAVGLGISVFSLAILFTGFEFDDTILALVFASGGLEDAALGTALGTALAVVGITLAVAAVVRPFSVEIPTDYLALMVLSPLILLPLVLLGTLSVIHGIALLAVFFAFLAYIVYMEHHRDVPVFRDTDLVERVETDGGVETDGGVVHERLEPILEDRFVGDLSYSGYVWIGLAVVALAGVVVGSVLIEVGSEVVLEDTGLEETTFGATVLTLLLTFENVLLTLEPVRRGVPEIGIGHVIGSVVFSVTGNIGFILLLADLNIGSSVLYFHFPALLVVTALGASFIASGRIRRWHGLLLGGLYVAYWIAAVFVLGGVPIAG, from the coding sequence ATGGTCGAGGAAGCCATCGAGACGTTCGTCGAGGCACAGGGGCTCTGGTTCGCGGTCGTCGTCCTCGCGGCCGGCGGGCTGATCCTGGTCGCGTTCGTCGAGAAGCTGATCAGCTATCTGACGCGGGCCGCGGTCGGGCTGGGGATCTCCGTGTTCTCGCTCGCGATCCTCTTCACCGGCTTCGAGTTCGACGACACGATCCTCGCGCTGGTGTTCGCCTCCGGCGGGCTGGAGGACGCCGCGCTCGGGACCGCGCTGGGAACCGCCCTCGCGGTCGTCGGGATCACGCTCGCGGTCGCGGCCGTCGTCCGGCCCTTTTCCGTCGAGATTCCAACGGATTACCTCGCGTTGATGGTCCTCTCGCCGCTGATCCTCCTCCCGCTCGTGCTCCTGGGAACCCTCTCGGTGATCCACGGGATCGCGCTGCTCGCCGTCTTCTTCGCCTTCCTCGCGTACATCGTTTACATGGAACACCACCGCGACGTCCCCGTGTTCCGTGACACCGACCTCGTCGAGCGCGTCGAGACCGACGGCGGCGTCGAGACCGACGGCGGCGTGGTCCACGAACGGCTCGAACCCATCCTCGAGGACCGGTTCGTCGGCGACCTCTCGTATTCGGGCTACGTCTGGATCGGGCTCGCGGTCGTCGCGCTGGCGGGGGTCGTCGTCGGTTCGGTGCTGATCGAGGTCGGCTCGGAGGTCGTCCTCGAGGACACCGGACTGGAGGAGACGACGTTCGGCGCGACGGTCCTCACGCTGCTTCTGACCTTCGAGAACGTCCTGCTCACCCTCGAACCGGTCCGCCGTGGGGTCCCCGAGATCGGGATCGGCCACGTCATCGGCAGCGTCGTCTTCTCCGTGACCGGCAACATCGGCTTCATCCTGCTGCTCGCGGACCTGAACATCGGGTCGAGCGTGCTCTACTTCCACTTCCCGGCGCTGCTCGTCGTGACCGCTCTGGGTGCGTCCTTCATCGCCAGCGGCCGGATCCGGCGCTGGCACGGCCTCCTGCTCGGCGGGCTCTACGTCGCCTACTGGATCGCCGCGGTGTTCGTCCTCGGCGGCGTGCCGATCGCCGGATAG
- a CDS encoding VOC family protein: MDAVDHINVDVNDLESCYEFYRETLGLELVRPPEDFQGAHAMFRAGGTVVTLAETGRAEGWDAEELSHPLDKAHIAFDAPRGKYDALSAELDGQFPKQGPYDWGEFEGFYFLDPDGTLLEVITYDPPNGERERPLLTHDDVE, encoded by the coding sequence ATGGACGCCGTCGATCACATCAACGTCGACGTGAACGATCTCGAGAGCTGCTACGAGTTCTACCGCGAGACGCTCGGACTGGAGCTGGTCCGCCCGCCCGAGGACTTCCAGGGCGCTCACGCCATGTTCCGGGCCGGAGGGACGGTGGTAACCCTCGCCGAGACCGGCCGGGCGGAGGGCTGGGATGCGGAGGAGCTCTCCCATCCGCTCGATAAGGCCCACATCGCGTTCGACGCCCCCCGCGGGAAGTACGACGCGCTCTCGGCGGAACTGGACGGGCAGTTCCCCAAGCAGGGCCCCTACGACTGGGGAGAGTTCGAGGGCTTCTACTTCCTCGATCCGGACGGCACCCTGCTCGAGGTCATCACCTACGACCCGCCCAATGGGGAGCGAGAACGGCCGCTTCTGACCCACGACGACGTGGAATGA
- a CDS encoding PQQ-dependent sugar dehydrogenase has translation MRDNKQTRRRVLQAVGAMGASSITIGSATAEEGESTGYEVERLDAGLDHAWGIAFLPDDARILVTEREGRLNRVDRDDGSVETIDGVPEVHAEDQGGLLDVAVHPDYPGEPWVYLTYSAPGEGEESTTRLGRGRLDPDGDALEGFEVLHTVEPFDDSTMHYGSRIAFDEECRLYMSVGDRRFTEFGPDHVSQDTTNDIGTTLRFEPDGSAPEDNPLVDDEEASDAIYSYGHRNVQAMAFHPETGELWQGEHGEEAGDEINVIEAGGNYGWPVAHYGCEYETEIPVGDLPHEREDTVDPVYYWECPDDGFPPSGATFYDGDAFPEWQGDLLMGNIFWEYLGRFSVDGHEVQEVDPLLADCGWRIRDVEVAPDTGHIYVLLDEEDAPVVRIVPE, from the coding sequence ATGAGAGACAACAAGCAGACGCGCCGACGAGTGCTTCAGGCCGTCGGGGCGATGGGCGCAAGCAGTATCACTATCGGCTCGGCGACCGCCGAGGAGGGCGAATCGACGGGCTACGAGGTCGAGCGACTGGACGCAGGGCTCGACCACGCGTGGGGCATCGCGTTCCTCCCGGACGACGCCCGGATCCTCGTCACCGAGCGCGAGGGGCGGCTGAACCGCGTCGACCGCGACGACGGCTCCGTCGAGACGATCGACGGCGTGCCCGAGGTACACGCGGAGGACCAGGGCGGGCTGCTCGACGTGGCGGTCCACCCCGACTACCCGGGCGAGCCGTGGGTCTACCTGACCTACTCGGCGCCGGGCGAGGGCGAGGAATCGACCACCCGGCTCGGCCGCGGACGGCTCGATCCCGACGGGGACGCCCTGGAGGGCTTCGAGGTGCTCCACACCGTCGAGCCGTTCGACGACTCGACGATGCACTACGGCTCGCGGATCGCCTTCGACGAGGAGTGTCGCCTCTACATGTCGGTCGGCGACCGCCGGTTCACGGAGTTCGGTCCCGACCACGTCTCACAGGACACCACCAACGACATCGGGACCACCCTCCGGTTCGAGCCCGACGGCTCGGCCCCCGAGGACAACCCCCTGGTCGACGACGAGGAGGCGTCGGACGCGATCTACAGCTACGGCCACCGCAACGTCCAGGCGATGGCGTTCCACCCCGAGACGGGCGAGCTCTGGCAGGGCGAGCACGGCGAGGAGGCCGGCGACGAGATCAACGTGATCGAAGCGGGCGGCAACTACGGCTGGCCGGTCGCCCACTACGGCTGCGAGTACGAGACGGAGATCCCCGTCGGCGACCTCCCCCACGAGCGCGAGGACACCGTCGACCCCGTCTACTACTGGGAGTGTCCCGACGATGGCTTCCCGCCCAGCGGCGCGACCTTCTACGACGGTGACGCCTTCCCCGAGTGGCAGGGCGACCTGCTGATGGGCAACATCTTCTGGGAGTACCTCGGCCGATTCTCGGTCGACGGACACGAGGTCCAGGAGGTCGACCCGCTGCTCGCGGACTGTGGCTGGCGGATCCGCGACGTGGAGGTCGCGCCCGACACCGGCCATATCTACGTGCTGCTCGACGAGGAGGACGCGCCGGTCGTCCGGATCGTCCCCGAGTAG
- a CDS encoding ABC transporter substrate-binding protein, which translates to MRIREFRALDDDDRPVVDRLVAGLGEDAARVLAFLLLRDEVEEGPAPALALRIGTGLSRTAMMAAVGELETAGVVERTTVPEEGPGRPPAAWRPIDGLERTARRVDEHHAAELVAEARRLWAVEPAEDPGRAPDTLTLGLNWRPNGLHVPFHAAEVAGRYDAAGLSVGIEHYEGSHRALAAVRAGEADVGLVGAATVLRARAAGDPVVPIAVAYRRAMAVLYTVRGTFGGALSGVGQLRGRRVGMPAGSETGILGRLFLNQVALDGSVRIVDTGGEEREALLSGEVDVVTGSFSDPRELERRGMAVDVLTVADRFPIYGPTLVVRAGTLVEREGALEAFLAGTTAGWAEACRDPTAAAERIAARSDEPAERVVETFGTASREFGGGREEGWGRQEQEPWDRLRAALEQGALLADGTTDA; encoded by the coding sequence ATGCGCATACGGGAGTTCCGGGCGCTCGACGACGACGATCGCCCGGTCGTCGACCGGCTGGTGGCGGGGCTCGGCGAGGACGCCGCGCGGGTGCTCGCGTTCCTCCTCCTGCGGGACGAGGTCGAGGAAGGGCCCGCGCCGGCGCTCGCGCTCCGGATCGGGACGGGCCTGAGCCGGACGGCGATGATGGCGGCCGTCGGGGAGCTCGAGACGGCCGGCGTCGTCGAGCGGACCACCGTCCCCGAGGAGGGTCCGGGCCGGCCACCGGCGGCCTGGCGCCCGATCGACGGGCTCGAGCGAACGGCACGCCGGGTCGACGAACACCACGCGGCGGAGTTGGTGGCGGAGGCCCGCCGGCTGTGGGCGGTGGAGCCGGCCGAGGATCCCGGGAGGGCGCCCGACACGCTCACGCTCGGGCTGAACTGGCGGCCGAACGGCTTGCACGTCCCCTTCCATGCCGCCGAGGTAGCGGGAAGGTACGACGCCGCCGGCCTCTCGGTCGGGATCGAGCACTACGAGGGCTCTCACCGGGCGCTCGCGGCCGTGCGGGCGGGCGAGGCCGACGTGGGGTTGGTCGGCGCGGCGACGGTCCTCAGGGCGCGGGCGGCCGGCGATCCCGTGGTCCCGATCGCGGTCGCCTATCGGCGCGCGATGGCGGTCCTCTACACCGTCCGCGGGACGTTCGGCGGGGCGCTGTCCGGCGTGGGCCAGCTCCGCGGCCGGCGGGTCGGCATGCCCGCCGGCTCCGAAACGGGGATTCTCGGCCGGCTCTTCCTGAATCAGGTCGCGCTCGACGGCTCGGTGCGGATCGTCGACACCGGTGGGGAGGAGCGAGAAGCCCTGCTCTCGGGCGAGGTCGACGTGGTCACGGGCTCGTTCTCGGACCCCCGCGAGCTGGAACGCCGGGGGATGGCCGTCGACGTGCTCACGGTCGCCGATCGCTTCCCGATCTACGGGCCGACGCTCGTCGTCCGGGCGGGGACGCTCGTCGAGCGCGAGGGGGCCCTGGAGGCCTTTCTCGCCGGGACGACCGCGGGCTGGGCCGAGGCGTGTCGTGACCCGACGGCCGCCGCCGAGCGGATCGCCGCCCGCTCCGACGAGCCGGCCGAGCGGGTCGTCGAAACGTTCGGGACCGCGAGCCGCGAGTTCGGCGGTGGCCGCGAAGAGGGATGGGGTCGGCAGGAGCAGGAGCCGTGGGACCGGCTTCGGGCGGCGCTCGAGCAGGGGGCGCTGCTGGCGGACGGGACCACTGACGCGTGA
- a CDS encoding DUF4242 domain-containing protein, whose amino-acid sequence MVEFGIYRELEEPITEDQLDDAAGESGRVLEEMREEGTEIRWHDSDVLTDDEGGIVGTFCRYEAESEATVEEHAERAGLPATTVARLGTPLEGE is encoded by the coding sequence ATGGTAGAGTTCGGTATCTATCGGGAGCTCGAGGAGCCGATCACCGAGGACCAGCTCGATGACGCCGCCGGGGAGTCGGGGCGAGTGCTCGAGGAGATGCGCGAGGAGGGCACCGAGATCCGCTGGCATGACTCGGACGTGCTCACCGACGACGAGGGCGGCATCGTCGGGACGTTCTGTCGCTACGAGGCCGAAAGCGAGGCTACCGTCGAGGAACACGCCGAGCGGGCGGGGCTGCCCGCGACGACGGTCGCACGCCTCGGTACCCCCCTCGAGGGCGAGTGA
- a CDS encoding archaeosine biosynthesis radical SAM protein RaSEA: MSKPSPEVYEQGRGMDAHNQVMRSIRAEKEKHYDPHEPTRVWIDEDNTPDGVRQSLTIILNTGGCRWARAGGCTMCGYVAESVEGGSVSHDALMDQIEACLEHERENADEESPLIKIYTSGSFLDEREVGARSRRAIAETFGNRERIVVESLPDFVEGERVADFTEQGLKTDVAVGLETATDRVRRDCVNKYFDFSDFIEASEAAEAAGAGIKAYLLLKPPFLSESEAVEDMKRSVRRCAEYAHTVSMNPTNVQRYTMVDELYFQGGYRPPWLWSVAEVLESTADADAIVVSDPVGHGSDRGPHNCGECDDRVQRAIKDFDLRQDPSVFEQVDCECTATWEAVMEREAGYNMPLAR, translated from the coding sequence ATGAGCAAGCCGAGCCCCGAGGTCTACGAGCAGGGCCGCGGGATGGACGCGCACAACCAGGTGATGCGTTCGATCCGCGCCGAGAAGGAGAAACACTACGACCCCCACGAGCCCACCCGGGTCTGGATCGACGAGGACAACACGCCCGACGGGGTCAGGCAGTCGCTGACGATCATCCTCAACACCGGCGGCTGTCGCTGGGCCCGCGCGGGCGGCTGTACGATGTGTGGCTACGTCGCCGAAAGCGTCGAGGGTGGGTCGGTAAGTCATGACGCGCTGATGGACCAGATCGAGGCCTGTCTGGAGCACGAACGCGAGAACGCGGACGAGGAGAGCCCGCTGATCAAGATCTACACGTCGGGGAGCTTCCTCGACGAGCGCGAGGTCGGGGCGCGCTCCCGGCGGGCGATCGCCGAGACGTTCGGGAACCGCGAGCGCATCGTCGTCGAGAGCCTGCCCGATTTCGTCGAGGGCGAGCGGGTCGCGGACTTCACTGAGCAGGGGCTCAAGACCGACGTCGCCGTGGGACTGGAGACGGCCACCGACAGGGTGCGCCGGGACTGCGTGAACAAGTACTTCGATTTCTCTGATTTCATCGAGGCCAGCGAGGCCGCCGAGGCCGCGGGCGCGGGGATCAAGGCCTACCTCCTGCTCAAACCGCCGTTCCTCTCGGAGAGCGAGGCCGTCGAGGACATGAAGCGGTCGGTCCGGCGGTGTGCGGAGTACGCCCACACCGTCTCGATGAACCCGACGAACGTCCAGCGCTACACGATGGTCGACGAGCTCTACTTCCAAGGGGGGTATCGCCCGCCGTGGCTCTGGTCGGTCGCCGAGGTGCTCGAATCGACCGCCGACGCCGACGCCATCGTCGTCTCCGACCCCGTCGGCCACGGCTCGGATCGGGGCCCGCACAACTGCGGGGAGTGCGACGACCGCGTCCAGCGCGCGATCAAGGACTTCGACCTCCGGCAGGACCCCTCGGTGTTCGAGCAGGTCGACTGCGAGTGTACGGCGACGTGGGAGGCGGTGATGGAACGGGAAGCCGGCTACAACATGCCGCTCGCTCGGTGA
- the purQ gene encoding phosphoribosylformylglycinamidine synthase I: MIAIVRFGGSNCDRDAKRALDDLGIENGIVWHEDGLPEETSGIVLPGGFSYGDYLRAGAMAARAPIMEEVREAAREGVPVLGVCNGAQIGSESGLTPGAFTTNASARFQCEDVHLRVENAETPWTERYEEGEVIELPIAHGEGRFEIGEEELDRIEGEDRVLFRYCEADGRVTDEANPTGSTDNVAGVLGERGTTAVLMPHPERAVLADIGGTDGRGILAAFA, encoded by the coding sequence ATGATCGCGATCGTCCGTTTCGGCGGCTCGAACTGCGACCGGGACGCGAAGCGCGCGCTCGACGATCTGGGGATCGAAAACGGGATCGTCTGGCACGAGGACGGCCTGCCCGAGGAGACCTCGGGGATCGTCCTCCCCGGCGGGTTCTCCTACGGCGACTACCTCCGGGCGGGCGCGATGGCCGCCCGCGCGCCGATCATGGAGGAGGTCCGGGAGGCCGCACGCGAGGGCGTGCCCGTCCTCGGGGTCTGTAACGGCGCCCAGATCGGCAGCGAGTCAGGGCTGACCCCCGGCGCGTTCACGACCAACGCGAGCGCCCGGTTCCAGTGCGAGGACGTCCACCTGCGGGTCGAGAACGCCGAGACGCCGTGGACCGAACGCTACGAGGAGGGCGAGGTGATCGAGCTGCCGATCGCCCACGGCGAGGGGCGCTTCGAGATCGGTGAAGAGGAACTGGATCGGATCGAGGGCGAGGACCGGGTGCTGTTCCGGTACTGTGAGGCGGACGGTCGGGTGACCGACGAGGCCAATCCCACCGGATCGACGGACAACGTCGCGGGGGTGCTCGGCGAGCGCGGAACGACCGCGGTGCTGATGCCCCACCCCGAGCGCGCGGTGCTGGCCGACATCGGCGGGACGGACGGGCGCGGGATCCTCGCGGCGTTCGCCTAA
- the purS gene encoding phosphoribosylformylglycinamidine synthase subunit PurS, with translation MAAYTAIVTVRLKAGVLDPEAETTKRALERLEFELEELRSADRFEIDLDADSEGAAERRATEMADRLLANPTIHDYEVEVEARE, from the coding sequence ATGGCCGCCTACACCGCGATCGTGACCGTCCGCCTCAAGGCGGGCGTGCTCGACCCCGAGGCCGAGACCACGAAACGCGCGCTCGAACGCCTCGAGTTCGAGCTCGAGGAGCTGCGCTCGGCGGACCGCTTCGAGATCGATCTCGACGCCGATTCCGAGGGGGCCGCCGAGCGCCGCGCGACCGAGATGGCCGACCGGCTGCTCGCGAACCCGACGATCCACGACTACGAGGTGGAGGTCGAGGCCCGAGAATGA
- a CDS encoding formyltetrahydrofolate deformylase — protein sequence MTPPLTEITVVGDDKTGLIASVTTLLFEREINIEDLDQAVRDGLFRMTMHVDASGMSCSEAELREALAELGEELGVDVQVRFPADRETQGIAVLVTQESHPLEALFEAWANDELGADISVVIGNHPDLEPLCEHYGVPFHDVGNETGSANEERLLELLERYEVDLIVLARYMRILSPNVVFRYEDRIINVHPSLLPSFPGAEAYRQALEEGVRVAGVTAHYVTTDLDQGPIITQRAFNVPDDADLDGMKRRGQPLEAEALLEAVRLHLDKAVAVHHGRTELRGEGEYQLGMDPMTDEINPDRPIDGIGEVLTD from the coding sequence ATGACGCCGCCGCTGACGGAGATCACGGTCGTCGGCGACGACAAGACCGGCCTGATCGCGAGCGTCACGACGCTGCTGTTCGAGCGCGAGATCAACATCGAGGACCTCGACCAGGCCGTCCGGGACGGGCTGTTCCGGATGACGATGCACGTCGACGCGAGCGGGATGAGCTGTAGCGAGGCCGAACTCCGCGAGGCGCTCGCCGAACTGGGCGAGGAGCTCGGGGTCGACGTCCAGGTCCGGTTCCCCGCGGACCGCGAGACCCAGGGGATCGCCGTGCTCGTCACCCAGGAGAGCCACCCGCTCGAGGCGCTGTTCGAGGCCTGGGCCAACGACGAACTCGGCGCGGACATCTCGGTCGTGATCGGCAACCACCCCGACCTGGAGCCGCTCTGTGAGCACTACGGGGTTCCGTTCCACGACGTCGGTAACGAGACCGGAAGCGCCAACGAGGAACGGCTGCTCGAGCTCCTCGAACGCTACGAGGTCGACCTGATCGTGCTGGCGCGCTACATGCGAATCCTCTCGCCGAACGTCGTCTTTCGCTACGAGGACCGCATCATCAACGTCCACCCGAGCCTGCTGCCGTCGTTCCCCGGTGCGGAGGCGTATCGCCAGGCCCTCGAGGAGGGCGTGCGCGTCGCGGGCGTGACCGCCCACTACGTCACGACCGACCTCGACCAGGGACCGATCATCACCCAGCGCGCGTTCAACGTGCCCGATGACGCGGACCTCGACGGGATGAAGCGCCGCGGCCAGCCCTTGGAGGCCGAGGCGCTGCTCGAGGCCGTTCGGCTGCATCTCGACAAGGCGGTCGCGGTCCACCACGGGCGGACCGAGCTCCGAGGCGAGGGCGAGTACCAGCTCGGGATGGACCCCATGACCGACGAGATCAACCCCGACAGGCCGATCGACGGCATCGGGGAGGTCCTGACCGACTAG
- a CDS encoding phosphoribosylaminoimidazolesuccinocarboxamide synthase yields MTSVKEFHVEREPTDDTPGAGSFVFTDAYSVFDWGRMPDTIPRKGASLCTMGAYNFELLEEEGVPTHYRGVCEDVRALAEAGDPPIRMAIDLVQVPDLPHEGREYDYDAYHAAAGSNYLVPLEIVFRNQVPEGSSLRRRTDPADHGLGLEDWPDEPVELEEPIVEFSTKYEESDRYLAREEADRIAGEADVGALESVAREVNRVVSEQARSNGFDHEDGKIECCYVDGEVRVADVVGTFDENRFSYRGQQLSKEVLRGYHKRTQPEWVEAVAAAKSEAESEGIADWRTLCEREPERLPTEVINLASEMYAAGTNAYVGEEWFAAPPVESVVSRIREL; encoded by the coding sequence ATGACCAGCGTCAAGGAGTTCCACGTCGAACGCGAGCCGACCGACGACACGCCGGGTGCGGGGTCGTTCGTCTTCACCGACGCCTACTCGGTGTTCGACTGGGGCCGGATGCCCGATACGATCCCGCGCAAGGGCGCGAGCCTCTGTACGATGGGGGCGTATAACTTCGAACTGCTCGAGGAGGAGGGAGTCCCGACCCACTACCGAGGGGTCTGTGAGGACGTCCGCGCGCTCGCCGAGGCCGGCGATCCGCCGATACGGATGGCGATCGACCTCGTGCAGGTCCCCGACCTGCCCCACGAGGGCCGCGAGTACGACTACGACGCCTACCACGCGGCGGCGGGCTCGAACTACCTCGTTCCCCTCGAGATCGTCTTTCGCAATCAAGTTCCCGAGGGATCGAGCCTCCGACGACGGACCGATCCCGCAGACCACGGCCTCGGGCTCGAAGACTGGCCCGACGAGCCGGTCGAGCTCGAGGAGCCGATCGTCGAGTTCTCGACGAAGTACGAGGAGTCAGATCGGTATCTCGCCCGCGAGGAGGCCGACCGAATCGCCGGAGAGGCCGACGTCGGGGCGCTCGAATCGGTCGCCCGCGAGGTCAACCGCGTCGTGAGCGAGCAGGCGCGCTCGAACGGGTTCGACCACGAGGACGGCAAGATCGAGTGCTGTTACGTCGACGGGGAGGTACGCGTCGCCGACGTGGTCGGCACCTTCGACGAGAACCGTTTCTCCTACCGGGGCCAGCAGCTCTCGAAGGAGGTCCTTCGGGGCTATCACAAGCGGACCCAGCCCGAGTGGGTCGAGGCGGTCGCGGCGGCGAAATCGGAGGCCGAATCGGAGGGGATCGCCGACTGGCGAACCCTCTGTGAGCGCGAGCCCGAGCGCCTCCCGACGGAGGTGATCAATCTCGCCTCGGAGATGTACGCCGCGGGGACGAACGCCTACGTCGGCGAGGAGTGGTTCGCCGCGCCGCCCGTCGAGTCGGTCGTGAGCCGGATCCGGGAGCTCTAG